From a region of the uncultured Draconibacterium sp. genome:
- a CDS encoding FAD-linked oxidase C-terminal domain-containing protein, with amino-acid sequence MTTTNKFNQLKTQLEGDLFFDNVQRVLYSTDASQYKEMPLAVTKPKNKDDIKKIIAFARENNTSIIPRGAGTSLAGQVVGNGIVVDVSKYMNKIVEFNKDQNYVIVEPGVVLAELNLFLVEHGMQFGPETSTANRCVIGGMLGNNSCGLHSLVYGSVRQHVLEIDTILSDGSETTFKELSKEEFQDKLNGNPNQQEKAIYSNINDLLSDKQNRDEILKNFPDPKLTRRNMGYAIDELMYADPYTKGGGKFNFCKLLAGSEGTLAFSTRIKLNIIPLPPKFKGLVCAHFETLEESLHANLIALKYKPTAIELMDDPVMQAAKQNIEQAKNRFFVKGDPGAMLMIEFSFETEKELITTAAALEKELKEAGLGYHYPLVTGADKIKRVWSLRTAGLGLLANIPGDRKGVPGIEDTAVHPEHLPDYVADIKVVLKKLGLDSVFYAHIATGEIHFRPLINFKDPKDVEIFETLMNEVAALVKKYRGSMSGEHGDGRARGKFIPFMLGDQCYEMVKSVKKAWDPDNIFNPEKIVNTPPITESLRVIPGKAIPETDTHFNFSKNKGFFRTIEKCNGSGDCRKSEVIGGTLCPTFMATRDEDKSTRGRANILREFLYNNEKKNLFDHQEIYDILSLCISCKACKSECPSNVDMAKLKAEFLQNYYDLHGVPMRSRLIGYLPRLNKLAMVFRPISNFMMRTSLMKRAIGFSTFRTLPALSKITLNRWIENGVPLPEQETKGKIYLFNDEFTNYNESDIGIKAILLLTKLGYEVKIPQTKESGRTFLSKGMVRTSKKVATENINLLKDIITDETPLVGIEPSAILAFRDEYPELVEKDLQPAAEKLAKNALLFEEFIAAEIEKGNITEEDFTTEEQHILLHGHCQQKAVASTEPSKKMLSLPKNYFVKEIPSGCCGMAGSFGYEKEHYELSMQIGELVLFPAVRKAKEDYIISAPGTSCRHHIKDGTGKFALHPVEVLYGALNNVSLIVKK; translated from the coding sequence ATGACAACTACAAATAAATTCAACCAACTAAAAACCCAACTCGAGGGCGATCTTTTTTTTGATAACGTTCAGCGGGTGCTTTATTCAACCGATGCATCGCAGTACAAAGAAATGCCGCTGGCCGTTACCAAGCCTAAAAATAAGGATGATATAAAAAAGATCATCGCCTTTGCACGCGAGAATAATACCAGTATTATTCCCCGTGGGGCAGGTACTTCGCTGGCGGGACAGGTAGTTGGAAACGGAATTGTTGTCGACGTTTCGAAATACATGAATAAGATTGTAGAATTCAACAAAGACCAAAACTATGTGATTGTTGAACCCGGTGTTGTATTGGCAGAATTAAACCTGTTTTTAGTAGAACACGGTATGCAGTTTGGTCCGGAAACATCCACAGCCAACCGCTGTGTTATTGGCGGTATGCTGGGAAATAATTCGTGTGGTCTGCATTCGCTGGTTTATGGTAGTGTGCGCCAGCACGTATTGGAAATTGATACCATTTTGAGCGACGGCTCTGAAACAACATTCAAAGAATTAAGCAAAGAAGAATTCCAGGATAAACTAAATGGAAATCCGAATCAGCAGGAAAAAGCCATTTACTCAAATATTAACGATCTGCTTTCCGATAAACAAAATCGGGATGAGATTCTGAAGAACTTTCCTGACCCCAAATTAACCCGTCGAAATATGGGTTATGCCATCGATGAGTTGATGTATGCCGATCCTTATACCAAAGGTGGAGGTAAATTCAACTTTTGTAAACTTTTGGCAGGTTCTGAAGGAACTTTGGCATTCTCTACCCGGATAAAATTGAATATAATTCCATTGCCGCCAAAATTTAAAGGCTTGGTTTGTGCGCATTTTGAAACGCTGGAAGAATCGTTGCATGCTAATTTAATTGCCTTAAAATACAAACCAACGGCCATCGAATTAATGGACGATCCGGTGATGCAGGCAGCTAAACAAAACATTGAACAGGCCAAAAACCGCTTTTTTGTAAAAGGCGATCCCGGTGCGATGCTGATGATCGAATTTTCGTTCGAAACCGAAAAAGAATTAATCACTACAGCTGCCGCACTCGAAAAGGAATTAAAAGAAGCCGGATTAGGATACCATTATCCGCTGGTAACCGGTGCCGATAAAATAAAACGTGTGTGGTCGTTGCGAACTGCCGGATTGGGATTGCTGGCTAATATTCCGGGCGACAGAAAAGGTGTTCCCGGAATTGAAGATACCGCTGTTCATCCGGAACACCTGCCCGACTACGTGGCTGATATAAAAGTTGTTTTGAAAAAACTGGGATTAGACAGCGTGTTTTATGCCCACATTGCCACTGGTGAAATTCACTTTCGTCCGTTAATCAATTTTAAAGATCCAAAAGATGTTGAGATTTTTGAAACCTTAATGAACGAAGTGGCGGCGCTGGTAAAAAAATACCGTGGCTCGATGAGTGGTGAGCATGGCGATGGAAGAGCACGAGGTAAATTCATTCCGTTTATGTTGGGCGACCAATGCTACGAAATGGTAAAATCGGTGAAAAAAGCCTGGGACCCGGATAACATTTTTAATCCCGAAAAAATCGTAAATACGCCACCCATTACCGAAAGCCTGCGCGTAATTCCCGGCAAAGCTATTCCCGAAACAGATACACACTTTAATTTCTCGAAAAACAAAGGCTTTTTCCGAACCATCGAAAAATGTAACGGTTCGGGCGACTGCCGCAAAAGTGAAGTTATTGGCGGCACCCTCTGCCCTACTTTTATGGCTACCCGCGACGAAGACAAAAGCACCCGCGGACGTGCCAATATCTTGCGCGAATTCCTGTACAACAACGAGAAAAAGAACCTGTTCGACCACCAGGAGATATACGATATTTTAAGTCTCTGCATCTCGTGCAAGGCTTGTAAAAGCGAGTGCCCGAGTAATGTAGATATGGCCAAACTAAAAGCCGAATTCCTGCAAAATTATTACGATTTGCATGGCGTTCCGATGCGTTCGCGATTAATTGGCTACCTGCCGCGTTTAAACAAACTGGCTATGGTTTTCCGACCGATTTCAAACTTTATGATGCGTACTTCCTTGATGAAACGCGCCATCGGATTCTCAACCTTTCGAACTCTTCCGGCGTTGTCGAAAATTACTTTAAACCGCTGGATTGAAAACGGAGTTCCCTTACCGGAACAAGAAACGAAGGGCAAAATTTACCTTTTTAACGATGAGTTTACCAATTACAACGAAAGCGATATTGGAATTAAAGCCATTCTGCTGCTAACCAAACTGGGTTACGAAGTTAAAATTCCGCAAACCAAAGAAAGCGGAAGAACATTCCTGTCGAAAGGGATGGTGCGGACTTCGAAAAAAGTGGCCACCGAAAATATAAACCTGTTAAAAGACATTATCACCGACGAAACACCACTGGTTGGAATTGAGCCTTCGGCCATACTTGCTTTCCGCGATGAATACCCTGAATTGGTTGAAAAAGACCTGCAACCGGCCGCTGAAAAACTGGCAAAAAATGCACTTCTATTTGAAGAATTTATTGCTGCTGAAATTGAAAAAGGCAACATAACAGAAGAAGATTTTACTACTGAAGAACAACATATTCTACTGCACGGACACTGCCAACAAAAAGCCGTAGCTTCAACTGAACCATCGAAAAAAATGTTGTCGCTGCCCAAAAACTATTTTGTGAAAGAAATTCCGTCAGGCTGTTGTGGTATGGCCGGCTCGTTTGGCTACGAAAAGGAACATTACGAGCTTTCAATGCAAATTGGTGAGTTGGTGCTTTTCCCTGCAGTTCGAAAGGCTAAAGAAGATTACATCATTTCGGCTCCGGGAACTTCGTGCCGCCATCATATAAAGGACGGAACAGGTAAATTTGCTTTGCATCCGGTGGAGGTGTTGTATGGAGCATTAAATAACGTGAGTTTGATTGTAAAAAAATAG
- a CDS encoding alcohol dehydrogenase catalytic domain-containing protein, producing MKAAVLTKYNQVEWKTIEKPVCKPNEVLIKVNFGCICGSDQHIHTGEFHPRTTLPLIMGHEFGGVVAEVGEGVTGWEVGYKVAPDPIIWCGKCPACLKGHFPACTSLKLIGIDMDGGFCEYVSLPPSMLYKVPANIPDEHVALVEVLSIGCHAKNRANVQENDSIVIWGSGKIGLCILQAVRTVTDNTVFMIDILDERLAIGPKYYDNVIPINAKKEDPVERIKNETNGKGVDIAFEAVGHPEEIEDGVNPITGCIRSIVGGGKVCVLGLAAEPTPVVFRELIWKEGTIVTSRVSHGEFAEAIEHLKNNRLKPEALISKILHGSETQKGFEILKKDPAKNIKILLDFNAV from the coding sequence ATGAAAGCAGCAGTTCTTACAAAATATAACCAGGTTGAATGGAAAACTATTGAAAAACCGGTCTGCAAACCGAATGAAGTTTTAATAAAAGTAAACTTTGGCTGTATATGCGGCAGCGATCAGCACATTCACACCGGCGAATTCCATCCGCGCACAACACTTCCGCTAATTATGGGACACGAATTTGGCGGAGTTGTTGCCGAAGTGGGCGAAGGAGTTACCGGCTGGGAAGTTGGCTATAAAGTTGCCCCCGACCCTATTATCTGGTGCGGTAAATGCCCCGCTTGTTTAAAAGGCCATTTCCCGGCATGTACCAGCCTAAAACTAATCGGCATTGATATGGACGGCGGTTTTTGCGAATACGTTTCGCTGCCTCCCTCGATGTTATACAAAGTGCCTGCAAATATACCCGACGAACACGTGGCACTGGTTGAAGTTTTAAGTATTGGTTGTCATGCCAAAAACCGCGCAAACGTTCAGGAAAACGACAGCATTGTTATCTGGGGATCGGGCAAAATTGGCCTGTGTATTTTGCAGGCCGTTCGTACCGTTACCGACAATACGGTTTTTATGATTGATATTCTTGATGAACGGTTGGCAATCGGGCCAAAATATTACGACAATGTGATTCCAATAAATGCAAAAAAAGAAGATCCTGTAGAACGCATAAAAAATGAAACCAACGGAAAAGGCGTTGATATAGCTTTTGAAGCGGTTGGGCACCCTGAAGAAATTGAGGATGGTGTAAATCCAATAACAGGTTGCATTCGTTCGATTGTTGGTGGTGGAAAAGTTTGCGTGCTGGGATTGGCAGCCGAACCAACACCGGTTGTATTTCGTGAACTGATCTGGAAAGAAGGAACCATTGTAACTTCGCGCGTTAGCCATGGCGAATTTGCCGAAGCCATTGAACACCTGAAAAACAATCGACTAAAACCGGAAGCACTGATATCAAAAATATTACACGGATCTGAAACCCAAAAAGGATTTGAAATTTTAAAGAAAGATCCGGCTAAAAACATAAAAATATTACTTGATTTCAACGCCGTTTAA